One genomic segment of Pristiophorus japonicus isolate sPriJap1 unplaced genomic scaffold, sPriJap1.hap1 HAP1_SCAFFOLD_29, whole genome shotgun sequence includes these proteins:
- the LOC139248175 gene encoding probable G-protein coupled receptor 139: MHGVPKGLVFAIYYPVIAAIGVPANLAVIVILSRGRCGLSRCITRYLVSMAMADLLVIITAVILNRIAGIYFMYSFLSITPVCRVRSALIYASIDSSVWLTIAFTFDRFVAISCQKLKTKYCTKNTAAIVIGTVFALSYLQTTIVYFIYEPLYIINNIPWFCRVKSAFYTSPAWAAYDWIRRILTPWLPFVLILLLNALTIRHILVAIKIRRRLRGQSSEENQSDPEMENRRKSIVLLFCISGSFILLYLLFLITFLYVRIAKVSYFSGSNFKQSNFILEESGFMLQFLSSCINPFIYVGTQSKFREDLKNGVKYPLSLLVKLFQC, from the exons ATGCACGGAGTACCAAAAGGTCTGGTGTTTGCCATTTACTATCCCGTCATTGCAGCTATCGGGGTTCCAG CTAACCTGGCAGTGATTGTAATCCTGtcccgaggaaggtgcggtctctccagatgtatcactcggtACCTGGTGTCCATGGCGAtggcggatctcctggtcattatcactgctgtGATATTAAACCGGATTGCTGGTATTTATTTCATGTACAGTTTCCTGTCCATCACTCCAGTCTGTCGTGTCCGTTCTGCCTTAATTTATGCATCCATAGACAGCTCTGTCTGGTTGACGAtcgcttttacctttgatcgatttgtggccatttcttgccagaagctgaaaacaaaatattgcacCAAGAATACAGCGGCGATAGTTATAGGAACTGTCTTTGCCCTGAGCTACTTGCAAACTACCATCGTGTATTTTATATACGAACCTTTATACATAATTAACAACATACCCTGGTTCTGCAGGGTAAAATCGGCATTTTATACCTCACCTGCATGGGCTGCATATGACTGGATTCGCCGCATTTTAACTCCATGGCTCCCGTTCGTTCTGattttgctgctcaatgctctgactatCAGACACATTCTAGTGGCCATTAAGATCCGCAGAAGACTGCGGGGCCAGAGCAGTGAAGAGAATCAGAGCGACCCAGAAATGGAGAACCGGAGAAAGTCCATCGTCTTACTCTTCTGTATCTCGGGCAGTTTCATCCTGTTATATTTATTGTTTCTGATAACTTTCCTTTATGTACGGATTGCGAAGGTTAGTTATTTCTCAGGTTCCAATTTCAAGCAATCAAATTTTATTCTGGAGGAAAGTGGTTTTATGCTTCAGTTTTTGAGTTCTTGCATCAACCCATTTATTTATGTAGGGACGCAGAGTAAATTCAGAGAGGATTTGAAGAATGGGGTAAAATACCCACTGAGTCTCCTTGTTAAATTATTTCAATGCTGA